One stretch of Camelus bactrianus isolate YW-2024 breed Bactrian camel chromosome 21, ASM4877302v1, whole genome shotgun sequence DNA includes these proteins:
- the ENSA gene encoding alpha-endosulfine, with protein sequence MSQKQEEENPAEETGEEKQDTQEKEGILPERAEEAKLKAKYPSLGQKPGGSDFLMKRLQKGQKYFDSGDYNMAKAKMKNKQLPSAGPDKNLVTGDHIPTPQDLPQRKSSLVTSKLAGGQVE encoded by the exons ATGTCCCAGAAACAGGAAGAGGAGAACCCTGCGGAGGAGACCGGCGAGGAGAAGCAG GACACACAGGAGAAAGAAGGTATTCTCCCTGAGAGAGCCGAGGAGGCAAAGCTAAAGGCCAAATATCCAAGCCTAGGACAAAAGCCTGGAGGCTCCGACTTCCTCATGAAGAGACTTCAGAAAGGG CAAAAGTACTTTGACTCAGGAGACTACAACATGGCCAAAGCCAAGATGAAGAATAAGCAGCTGCCAAGTGCAGGCCCAGACAAGAATTTGGTGACTGGTGaccacatccccaccccccaggacCTGCCCCAGAGAAAGTCCTCGCTCGTCACCAGCAAGCTTGCGGG TGGCCAAGTTGAATGA